A stretch of Bradyrhizobium sp. AZCC 2262 DNA encodes these proteins:
- a CDS encoding Bug family tripartite tricarboxylate transporter substrate binding protein, giving the protein MTGPRIALAFAITLLAIPLDSPAQAQDYPSRPVKVIVPFGAGGPADVTARQIGNILQESFGQPFVIENRTGAGGVIGTQEAAKSPPDGYTVLMMSNTQTANESLVPQRKYELMRDLAPIAPINYSDLVIVVHPSVQAKTLQEFIALAKSQPGKLNYASSGQGTPYHMAGELFKAMAGIDVLHVPYRNSGEARSGVIGGQVQMMIDAVPAMAPNVAENQVRALATTGKTRSTVLPNAPTVIEAGVPGYEATIWLGLMAPAGTPKPIIDKLNAAVNAVVKRPDIVKLWTQQGAVPMSMTPEEFDKFLRGDIVKWAEVVKKFDKPPQ; this is encoded by the coding sequence ATGACGGGCCCAAGGATTGCGCTGGCGTTTGCCATAACGCTGCTTGCAATACCCCTCGATTCGCCCGCGCAGGCGCAGGACTATCCGTCACGCCCCGTGAAGGTGATTGTTCCCTTTGGCGCCGGCGGACCTGCCGACGTTACCGCCCGCCAGATCGGCAACATCCTGCAGGAGAGTTTTGGCCAACCCTTCGTGATCGAAAACCGTACCGGGGCCGGCGGCGTGATCGGCACGCAGGAGGCCGCCAAGTCGCCGCCCGACGGCTATACGGTGCTGATGATGTCGAACACCCAGACTGCGAATGAATCGCTGGTTCCGCAGCGCAAATACGAGCTGATGCGCGATCTCGCGCCGATCGCGCCGATCAACTATTCCGACCTCGTCATCGTGGTTCATCCCTCCGTGCAGGCGAAGACGCTGCAGGAATTCATCGCGCTTGCCAAATCGCAACCCGGGAAATTGAACTATGCGTCGTCTGGCCAGGGCACGCCGTACCACATGGCGGGCGAGCTGTTCAAAGCCATGGCCGGCATCGACGTCCTGCACGTGCCCTACCGCAACAGCGGCGAGGCGCGCAGCGGCGTGATCGGCGGCCAGGTGCAGATGATGATCGACGCGGTCCCGGCGATGGCCCCCAATGTCGCCGAAAATCAGGTGCGCGCGCTGGCGACGACCGGCAAGACGCGCTCAACGGTGCTGCCCAATGCGCCAACCGTGATCGAGGCTGGCGTTCCCGGCTATGAGGCCACCATCTGGCTCGGCCTGATGGCACCTGCGGGCACGCCAAAGCCGATCATCGACAAGCTCAATGCGGCGGTGAACGCGGTGGTGAAACGGCCCGATATCGTCAAGCTATGGACCCAGCAGGGCGCGGTTCCGATGTCGATGACCCCTGAGGAATTCGACAAATTCCTGCGCGGCGATATTGTGAAGTGGGCGGAAGTGGTCAAGAAATTCGACAAGCCGCCGCAATAA
- a CDS encoding enoyl-CoA hydratase/isomerase family protein — protein MTDTNSVIREKRGQAFWITINRPDKRNAINADVVAGIVRGYREAHDDKDVRVIVLTGAGEKAFCAGADLQNSGAAFAMDFSRPNVDYADLLRLSQNATKPAIARVGGVCMAGGMGLLCMTDMAVAADHVIFGLPEVKVGVFPMQVLSLLQSIAPKRLVSEWSLTGEPFDAHTAQAAGLLNYVVPAAELDARVDWLISRIVDKSPTAIRRGKYAMRAIASMSFDESIAYTESQIALLAMTEDAKEGLKAFGEKRKPSWTGK, from the coding sequence ATGACTGATACCAATAGCGTGATACGCGAAAAGCGCGGACAGGCGTTCTGGATTACCATCAACCGGCCGGACAAGCGCAACGCCATCAATGCCGACGTGGTCGCCGGCATCGTCCGCGGCTATCGCGAAGCGCATGACGATAAGGATGTCCGCGTCATCGTGCTGACAGGGGCGGGCGAGAAGGCGTTTTGCGCCGGCGCTGACCTGCAGAACAGCGGCGCTGCCTTCGCGATGGATTTTTCCAGGCCGAATGTCGACTACGCCGACCTGCTGCGGCTGTCGCAAAACGCCACCAAGCCTGCGATCGCACGGGTGGGAGGCGTCTGCATGGCCGGTGGCATGGGCTTGCTGTGCATGACCGACATGGCCGTCGCCGCCGATCATGTGATTTTCGGTTTGCCCGAGGTGAAGGTCGGCGTGTTCCCGATGCAGGTGCTGAGCCTGCTGCAGTCGATCGCGCCCAAGCGGCTGGTCAGCGAATGGTCGCTGACCGGCGAGCCGTTCGATGCACACACGGCGCAGGCGGCCGGACTCCTGAACTACGTGGTGCCGGCGGCGGAGCTCGACGCCAGGGTCGACTGGCTGATCAGCCGCATCGTCGACAAGTCGCCGACCGCGATCCGGCGCGGCAAATACGCGATGCGGGCGATCGCTTCGATGTCGTTCGACGAGAGCATCGCCTATACCGAAAGCCAGATCGCGTTGCTGGCGATGACGGAGGACGCCAAGGAAGGCCTCAAGGCCTTCGGCGAGAAACGCAAGCCGTCGTGGACGGGAAAGTGA
- a CDS encoding ABC transporter substrate-binding protein, whose protein sequence is MRNSLSRRNLLKGAGAAFAGAAFSTRVMAAAPPPEAVTPALIEAAKKEGKVIYYTSTDLPVAEKLAKAFEAKYPGIAVRVERTGAERVFQRIGQEYSSNIHAVDVVNSSDAAHFIVWKRDGILAPYVPEEVAKFYPAEHRDTDGQFASFRVWLSIIAYNTNLVKAEDAPKSFADLLDPKWKGKIVKAHPGYSGTIMTATYQMQRDLGWSFFEQLAKQNIMQVQSSADPPKKLDLGERAVMADGNEYNIFQMKEAGRPVEPIYATEGSPLIIGPNGVFKDAPNPNAARLFQSFSLSREAQQLIIDLGGLRSVHSQTVEKAGRKPLKDIKTMKDDAAAVEKEGEAIKARYTKIFRV, encoded by the coding sequence ATGAGAAATTCGCTTTCGCGACGCAACCTCCTCAAGGGCGCCGGCGCCGCTTTCGCAGGCGCAGCATTTTCCACGCGCGTGATGGCTGCAGCGCCGCCGCCCGAAGCGGTAACGCCGGCGTTGATCGAGGCGGCGAAGAAGGAAGGCAAGGTCATCTATTACACCTCGACCGATTTGCCGGTCGCGGAGAAGCTGGCCAAGGCGTTCGAGGCGAAATATCCGGGCATCGCCGTGCGGGTCGAACGCACCGGTGCCGAGCGCGTGTTCCAGCGAATCGGGCAGGAATATTCAAGCAACATCCATGCCGTCGACGTGGTGAATTCGTCCGATGCCGCGCATTTCATCGTCTGGAAGCGCGACGGCATTCTGGCGCCTTACGTGCCGGAGGAGGTCGCAAAATTCTATCCGGCCGAGCACAGGGATACGGACGGCCAGTTTGCGAGTTTTCGCGTCTGGCTCAGCATCATCGCCTACAACACCAATCTGGTGAAAGCAGAGGACGCGCCGAAGAGTTTTGCGGATTTGCTCGATCCGAAATGGAAGGGCAAGATCGTCAAGGCGCATCCGGGCTACAGCGGCACCATCATGACGGCGACCTACCAGATGCAGCGCGATCTCGGCTGGAGCTTCTTCGAACAGCTCGCCAAGCAGAACATCATGCAGGTGCAGTCATCGGCCGATCCACCGAAGAAGCTCGATCTCGGCGAGCGCGCGGTGATGGCCGACGGCAACGAATACAACATCTTCCAGATGAAGGAGGCGGGCCGTCCGGTCGAGCCGATTTACGCCACGGAAGGGTCGCCGCTGATCATCGGACCGAACGGCGTCTTCAAGGACGCGCCAAATCCGAACGCGGCAAGGCTGTTCCAGTCGTTCAGTCTCAGCCGGGAGGCCCAGCAGCTCATCATCGATCTCGGCGGCCTCCGCTCGGTGCATTCCCAGACAGTCGAGAAGGCAGGGCGCAAGCCGCTCAAGGACATCAAGACCATGAAGGATGACGCCGCGGCGGTAGAGAAGGAAGGCGAGGCCATCAAGGCGCGCTACACAAAAATCTTTCGCGTTTGA
- a CDS encoding MmgE/PrpD family protein, whose protein sequence is MTAGLPETSVAETLAEKIVALQAGALPAATARKCEDLLIDVVGLCVTARNEDYIRSALAGCDDDGPCTAIGHRRTLNAAGAAFVNGTAAHGEDFDDTFEGGPVHAGAVIVPAVLAACERHNPDGRMALIGIAVGTEVLCRLSLVVPKAVHKAGFHPTAIFGAMGAAAGVGAALGLTARQIVDALGVAGSMAGGIIEYLAEGAWTKRLHAGWAAQSGIRAALLARGGFVGPRTVFEGVHGLFHGFAHTTEGDYAALTGDFGTRWVTDTLAFKPYPCGTMAQPYIDCARRLAARGIQPEDVAEIACEVAEGTVHRLWEPLADKQRPRNGYAAKFATPYLLASGFVHGGVGLGAFTDNAIRDGQVLALAAKVKFVIDPDNPYPNNYTGHIRATLRDGSVVEERQPYLRGGAREPLTRQDVTDKFLLNADHGGWSAVQSDTAMKLMTGLYNGRIDLSSLRG, encoded by the coding sequence ATGACCGCCGGACTGCCTGAGACCTCGGTTGCGGAAACGCTGGCCGAAAAGATCGTCGCACTGCAAGCCGGCGCCTTGCCGGCTGCAACCGCGCGCAAATGCGAGGACCTGCTGATCGATGTGGTCGGGCTATGCGTCACCGCGCGTAACGAGGACTACATCAGAAGCGCGCTGGCGGGCTGCGACGATGACGGCCCATGCACGGCGATCGGGCATCGGCGCACACTGAATGCTGCGGGCGCCGCCTTCGTCAACGGAACGGCCGCGCATGGCGAGGATTTCGACGACACTTTTGAGGGCGGCCCGGTGCATGCAGGCGCCGTGATCGTGCCGGCGGTGCTCGCCGCCTGCGAGCGGCATAATCCGGATGGCCGCATGGCGCTGATCGGGATCGCGGTCGGCACCGAAGTGCTCTGTCGCTTGAGTCTCGTGGTGCCGAAGGCCGTTCACAAGGCCGGCTTCCATCCGACCGCGATCTTCGGCGCGATGGGCGCGGCCGCCGGCGTCGGTGCCGCGCTTGGCCTCACCGCCAGGCAGATCGTCGATGCGCTCGGCGTCGCCGGCAGCATGGCCGGCGGCATCATCGAATATCTCGCAGAGGGCGCCTGGACCAAACGGCTGCATGCCGGATGGGCGGCGCAATCGGGTATCCGCGCCGCGCTCCTGGCGCGGGGAGGGTTCGTTGGCCCGCGCACCGTGTTCGAGGGCGTGCACGGGCTGTTCCACGGCTTCGCGCACACCACGGAGGGTGATTACGCCGCGCTGACCGGCGATTTCGGTACGCGCTGGGTGACGGACACGCTGGCGTTCAAGCCTTATCCATGCGGGACCATGGCGCAGCCCTATATCGATTGCGCACGCCGGCTGGCCGCGCGCGGCATCCAACCGGAGGACGTCGCGGAGATCGCCTGCGAGGTGGCGGAGGGGACGGTGCACCGGCTGTGGGAGCCGCTCGCCGACAAGCAACGTCCGCGCAACGGCTATGCTGCCAAGTTCGCAACACCATACCTGTTGGCCTCAGGCTTCGTGCATGGTGGCGTCGGGCTTGGCGCGTTCACAGACAACGCGATCCGTGATGGGCAAGTGCTTGCGCTTGCTGCCAAAGTGAAATTCGTGATCGACCCGGACAATCCCTATCCGAACAACTATACCGGCCACATCCGCGCTACGCTCCGGGACGGTAGCGTGGTTGAAGAGCGGCAGCCATACTTGCGCGGCGGTGCGCGGGAGCCGCTGACGCGGCAGGATGTGACCGACAAGTTTCTGCTCAACGCTGACCACGGCGGCTGGAGCGCTGTGCAAAGCGATACGGCGATGAAACTGATGACGGGGCTGTATAATGGCCGCATCGATCTTTCCTCATTGCGCGGGTAG
- a CDS encoding molybdopterin oxidoreductase family protein translates to MNQHAKVDIRHSTCPHDCPSACALDIEVIDGRSIGRVRGSKVQTYTAGVVCAKVARYAERIHHPDRLLHPMRRTGPKGSGQFAQISWDEALDEIAARFDQAEREFGAESVWPYYYAGTMGLVMRDGINRLSHVKKYSRFYSTICANIARVGFSIGTGKIAGVDPREMGVSDLVVIWGTNPVNTQVNVMTHASRARKERGAKIAAIDIYNNDTMKQADIKIILRPGTDGAFACGVMHVLFREGYADRAYMDRYTDCPDKLEKHLATRTPEWASGISGVPVEEIEAFARLVGQTKRSFFRLGYGFTRSRNGAAQMHAALCIPAVTGAWQYEGGGAFFNNAGIWKFNESIIEGHDAIDRTTRWLDQSKIGRILTGDAEALKGGGPVKAMLIQNTNPVTVAPEQALVRRGFAREDLFVAVHEQFMTETAAMADIVLPATMFMEHDDLYYGGGHQHISVGAKLIDPPGECRSNHEVLQGLGGRLNAVHPGFEMTPRELIDATLKKSGHGDIETLEADLWRDIQPDFRTSHYLDGFAHADKKFHFKADWANPPWGNPGLGPWAQMPSLPDHWTIIEEADEKHPFRLATSPSRSYLNTSFNETPGSQAREGAPTLMMHPEDAAALSIADGEAVTLGNMRGETTLTVKLFDGLRRGVLIAESIHPNKAHIGGHGINMLTGAETVAPVGGAAFHDNKVWIKKMASATARKS, encoded by the coding sequence ATGAACCAGCATGCCAAGGTCGATATCCGCCATTCCACCTGTCCGCACGATTGCCCGTCGGCCTGCGCGCTCGACATCGAGGTAATCGACGGTCGCTCGATCGGCCGGGTCCGCGGCTCCAAGGTTCAGACCTACACGGCGGGCGTGGTGTGCGCGAAGGTCGCACGCTACGCCGAGCGCATTCATCACCCTGACCGGCTGCTCCACCCGATGCGCCGTACCGGACCAAAGGGTTCGGGCCAGTTCGCGCAGATTTCCTGGGATGAGGCGCTCGACGAAATCGCCGCGCGCTTCGATCAGGCCGAGCGTGAATTCGGCGCTGAATCCGTCTGGCCCTATTACTATGCCGGCACGATGGGACTCGTGATGCGCGATGGCATCAATCGCCTGTCGCACGTGAAGAAATATTCGCGCTTCTATTCGACCATCTGCGCCAACATTGCACGCGTCGGCTTTTCCATCGGCACCGGCAAGATCGCGGGCGTCGATCCGCGCGAGATGGGGGTCTCTGATCTCGTCGTGATCTGGGGCACCAATCCGGTGAACACCCAGGTCAACGTGATGACGCATGCCTCGCGCGCCCGCAAGGAGCGCGGCGCGAAAATCGCGGCGATCGACATCTACAACAACGACACCATGAAGCAGGCCGATATCAAGATCATTTTGCGGCCGGGCACCGATGGCGCCTTCGCCTGTGGCGTCATGCACGTGCTGTTCCGCGAGGGTTACGCGGACCGTGCCTATATGGATCGCTACACCGATTGTCCCGATAAATTGGAAAAGCATCTGGCAACGCGTACGCCGGAATGGGCCTCGGGGATCTCGGGTGTGCCGGTCGAGGAGATCGAGGCATTTGCTCGCCTCGTCGGCCAGACCAAACGTTCCTTTTTCCGCCTCGGCTATGGCTTTACCCGCAGCCGCAACGGCGCGGCGCAGATGCATGCGGCGCTGTGCATTCCCGCGGTGACGGGCGCCTGGCAGTATGAAGGCGGCGGCGCTTTCTTCAACAATGCCGGGATCTGGAAGTTCAACGAATCCATCATCGAGGGCCACGACGCGATCGACCGCACGACGCGCTGGCTCGATCAGTCCAAGATCGGCCGCATCCTGACCGGGGATGCGGAGGCGCTGAAGGGTGGCGGCCCCGTCAAGGCGATGCTGATCCAGAACACCAATCCCGTGACGGTCGCGCCGGAACAGGCGCTGGTGCGCCGGGGCTTTGCCCGCGAGGACCTCTTCGTCGCGGTGCACGAGCAGTTCATGACCGAAACGGCCGCCATGGCCGACATTGTGCTTCCGGCAACGATGTTCATGGAACACGACGACCTCTATTACGGCGGCGGTCACCAGCATATTTCGGTCGGTGCAAAGCTGATCGATCCGCCCGGTGAGTGCCGTTCCAATCATGAGGTGCTGCAAGGCCTCGGCGGCCGCCTCAATGCCGTGCATCCCGGGTTTGAGATGACGCCGCGCGAGCTGATCGATGCGACGTTGAAGAAGAGCGGCCACGGCGATATTGAAACCCTCGAAGCGGATTTATGGCGCGACATCCAGCCGGATTTTCGCACTTCGCACTATCTCGACGGCTTCGCGCATGCCGACAAGAAATTCCACTTCAAGGCCGACTGGGCGAATCCTCCGTGGGGCAATCCGGGCCTTGGTCCGTGGGCGCAGATGCCCTCGCTGCCCGATCACTGGACGATCATCGAGGAGGCGGATGAGAAACATCCGTTCCGTCTCGCCACCTCGCCGTCGCGCAGCTATCTCAATACCAGCTTCAATGAGACGCCGGGATCGCAGGCTCGCGAAGGCGCGCCGACGCTGATGATGCACCCGGAGGACGCCGCGGCCCTTTCGATCGCCGATGGCGAGGCCGTGACGCTCGGCAACATGCGAGGCGAAACCACGCTGACCGTGAAACTGTTTGACGGCCTACGCCGCGGTGTGCTGATCGCCGAGTCCATTCATCCGAACAAGGCCCATATCGGCGGCCACGGCATCAACATGCTGACCGGTGCCGAAACGGTCGCGCCGGTCGGCGGCGCGGCGTTCCATGACAACAAGGTCTGGATCAAAAAAATGGCGTCAGCTACTGCGCGCAAGAGCTAG
- a CDS encoding FAD-binding and (Fe-S)-binding domain-containing protein produces the protein MKNASTLQRRLRSNLTGDVFFDAFNRGRYATDASFYQIMPAGVVVPRSIDEALNALAICRDEGLIVTPRGGGTSQCGQTVNEGIVVDFSKHLNRILSLDVENRTCAVEPGIVLDDLNRQLKKHGLWFPVDVSTASRATIGGMAGNNSCGGRSLRYGTMRDNTLSMDAALADGTLLHFGEVPRDLAQVNSPQSGLALFRDMLDLGEREAAEISERFPKVQRRVGGYNLDALVPRNAPNNMAHLLVGSEGTLAFTTQVELKLWPVIRNKVLGVCHFGSFYEAMDAAQHLVKLRPIAVELVDRTMIALGRDIAMFRPVIEATVRGDPDALLIVEFAEEDQPDNLQKLKQLSELMSDLGFGWNHPQRKWGGVVDVVEPATQTAIADFRTSGLNVMMSMKQEGKPVSFVEDCAVPLPHLADYTERLNTIFAKHGTRGTMYAHASEGCLHVRPVLNLKLEKDVKAMRAIAEETFEMVREYKGSHSGEHGDGLVRSEFHETMFGSRIVADFREVKARFDPDNLLNPGKIVDPPKMDDRSLFRYRPDYRIGELKTVLDWSAYPGAGGGFQGAVEMCNNNGACRKLEGGVMCPSYRATRNEKDVTRGRANTLRLAISGQLGPDALASDDMMDTLKLCVSCKACRHECPTGVDMAKMKIEVLAARAEKHGLSLRDRLVGYLPRYADLASRFAPLANLRNNSSLLRALFEKFAGVSAKRALPAFRRDVFKADSQVFGPADGHEVVLFADTFNRAYERENLDAALRVLVEGGYRVHLPRPADRARPLCCGRTFLSAGLVEQARSELDRLVTTYTPFAARGVPIVGLEPSCLLTLRDELLSLRSDNDAKSVSAHALLFEEFLVREAEAGRLNLPLGAMPGKALVHGHCHQKSFGAFKPVEKILRLIPDLKVETVESSCCGMAGAFGYGADTYEASMEMAELSLLPAVRRADTATLIVADGTSCRHQIKDGTNRAALHVARVLAMSLDSARPNH, from the coding sequence ATGAAAAACGCCTCGACACTCCAGCGACGCCTGCGGTCAAATCTGACCGGCGATGTGTTCTTCGATGCCTTCAACCGCGGTCGCTATGCCACCGATGCCTCGTTCTACCAGATCATGCCGGCCGGCGTGGTGGTGCCCCGCAGCATCGACGAGGCCCTCAACGCGCTCGCCATTTGCCGCGACGAGGGCCTGATCGTCACCCCGCGTGGCGGCGGGACATCGCAATGCGGCCAGACCGTCAACGAGGGAATCGTCGTCGACTTTTCCAAGCATCTGAACCGCATCCTCTCGCTCGATGTCGAAAACCGCACTTGCGCGGTCGAGCCCGGCATCGTGCTCGACGATCTCAACCGCCAGCTCAAAAAGCACGGGCTCTGGTTTCCGGTCGACGTCTCCACCGCTTCGCGCGCGACCATCGGCGGCATGGCCGGCAACAATTCCTGCGGCGGCCGTTCGCTGCGCTACGGCACCATGCGCGACAACACACTGTCGATGGATGCGGCGCTGGCCGATGGCACGCTTCTGCATTTCGGCGAGGTGCCGCGGGATCTGGCGCAGGTGAATTCGCCCCAGAGCGGGCTTGCGCTATTCCGTGACATGCTCGATCTCGGCGAGCGCGAGGCTGCCGAGATATCGGAGCGGTTTCCAAAGGTGCAGCGCCGCGTCGGCGGCTACAATCTCGATGCGCTGGTGCCGCGCAATGCGCCGAACAACATGGCGCATCTCCTGGTCGGCTCCGAAGGCACGCTGGCCTTCACCACGCAGGTCGAACTCAAACTGTGGCCAGTGATCCGCAACAAGGTGCTCGGCGTCTGCCACTTCGGCAGCTTCTATGAGGCGATGGACGCGGCCCAGCATCTGGTCAAGTTGCGGCCGATCGCGGTGGAGTTGGTCGACCGCACGATGATTGCGCTAGGGCGCGACATTGCCATGTTCAGGCCCGTGATCGAGGCGACCGTGCGGGGCGATCCCGACGCGCTGCTGATCGTCGAGTTCGCCGAAGAGGATCAGCCCGACAATCTGCAAAAGCTGAAACAGCTTTCGGAGTTGATGTCGGATCTTGGCTTCGGCTGGAACCATCCGCAGCGTAAATGGGGCGGCGTGGTTGATGTCGTCGAGCCCGCGACGCAGACGGCGATCGCGGATTTCCGCACCTCCGGCCTCAACGTCATGATGTCGATGAAGCAGGAAGGCAAGCCGGTCTCCTTTGTCGAGGATTGTGCCGTGCCGCTGCCGCACCTCGCCGATTATACCGAACGGCTCAACACCATCTTCGCCAAACACGGCACGCGCGGCACCATGTATGCGCATGCCTCCGAAGGCTGCCTGCATGTGCGCCCTGTCCTCAATTTGAAGCTCGAAAAGGACGTGAAAGCGATGCGCGCCATCGCCGAGGAAACCTTCGAGATGGTCCGCGAGTACAAGGGCTCGCACTCCGGCGAGCATGGCGACGGGCTGGTTCGTTCCGAGTTTCACGAAACGATGTTCGGCTCCCGCATCGTTGCCGATTTCCGGGAGGTCAAGGCGCGCTTCGATCCGGACAATCTGCTCAATCCCGGCAAGATCGTCGATCCGCCCAAAATGGACGATCGTTCGCTGTTTCGTTATCGGCCGGACTATCGCATAGGCGAACTGAAGACCGTGCTCGACTGGTCAGCCTATCCCGGCGCCGGCGGTGGCTTTCAGGGCGCGGTCGAGATGTGCAACAACAACGGCGCCTGCCGGAAACTCGAAGGCGGCGTGATGTGCCCGTCCTATCGCGCGACCCGCAACGAGAAGGACGTCACGCGCGGCCGTGCCAACACGCTGCGGCTCGCGATCTCTGGCCAGCTCGGGCCGGATGCTCTCGCCTCCGACGATATGATGGACACGCTCAAACTCTGCGTATCCTGCAAGGCCTGCCGCCATGAATGCCCGACCGGCGTCGACATGGCGAAGATGAAGATCGAGGTACTGGCCGCCCGCGCCGAAAAACACGGCCTATCGCTGCGCGACCGGCTGGTCGGCTATCTGCCGCGCTATGCGGACCTCGCCTCCCGCTTCGCCCCACTTGCCAATTTGCGCAACAACAGTTCGTTGCTGCGTGCGCTATTCGAGAAGTTTGCGGGCGTCAGTGCGAAGCGAGCTCTACCCGCATTCCGCCGCGACGTGTTCAAGGCCGACTCCCAGGTCTTCGGCCCCGCCGACGGCCACGAGGTCGTGCTGTTCGCCGATACGTTCAACCGCGCCTATGAGCGCGAGAATCTCGACGCCGCCTTGCGTGTTTTGGTCGAAGGCGGATATCGCGTGCATCTTCCGCGCCCCGCCGACCGCGCCCGTCCGCTGTGTTGCGGACGGACATTCCTCTCGGCAGGTCTGGTCGAACAGGCGCGCAGCGAACTGGACCGTCTGGTCACGACTTACACCCCATTCGCCGCGCGCGGCGTGCCGATCGTCGGACTGGAGCCGAGTTGCCTGCTGACGCTTCGCGACGAACTGCTCTCGCTGCGCTCGGACAATGACGCCAAGAGCGTCAGCGCGCATGCATTGTTGTTCGAGGAGTTTCTGGTTCGCGAGGCGGAAGCCGGCCGCCTCAACTTGCCGCTCGGCGCGATGCCGGGCAAAGCGCTGGTTCACGGCCACTGCCATCAAAAATCATTCGGCGCGTTCAAGCCGGTCGAAAAAATACTTCGCCTCATTCCTGACCTCAAAGTCGAAACCGTCGAGTCCAGTTGCTGCGGCATGGCCGGCGCGTTCGGCTACGGCGCCGACACCTATGAGGCCTCGATGGAAATGGCCGAGCTGTCGCTGCTGCCGGCGGTACGCCGCGCCGATACCGCCACGCTGATCGTCGCCGACGGCACTTCGTGCCGGCACCAGATCAAGGATGGCACGAACCGTGCAGCACTGCACGTCGCCCGGGTGCTCGCGATGAGCCTCGACAGCGCGCGGCCCAACCATTAA
- a CDS encoding GlcG/HbpS family heme-binding protein, which produces MAELTLDVARKILDAALAKGVEKKLKPLVITILDARGCVKVTAAQDGTSLMRAEIAHGKAYGALAMGMGSRALFQRAQEQAYFVGAVNALAQGRLVPVPGGVLVQGDGGLLGAVGVSGDTSDNDEICAVAGIEAAGLKANAG; this is translated from the coding sequence ATGGCTGAACTCACCCTCGACGTCGCCCGCAAGATTCTCGATGCCGCCCTTGCCAAGGGCGTTGAGAAGAAACTGAAGCCGCTGGTCATCACCATTCTGGATGCCCGCGGCTGCGTGAAGGTCACGGCGGCGCAGGATGGCACCAGCCTGATGCGGGCCGAAATCGCGCACGGCAAGGCCTATGGCGCGCTTGCGATGGGCATGGGATCGCGGGCGCTGTTCCAGCGTGCCCAAGAGCAGGCCTATTTCGTCGGTGCGGTGAATGCACTGGCGCAGGGACGTTTGGTGCCGGTGCCCGGCGGCGTGCTGGTCCAGGGCGACGGCGGCCTGCTCGGCGCCGTCGGCGTCAGCGGCGACACGTCTGACAATGATGAGATCTGCGCCGTCGCGGGGATCGAAGCCGCTGGACTGAAGGCAAACGCCGGATAA
- a CDS encoding 3-oxoacyl-ACP reductase family protein — translation MTEELASKVAVVTGAGRNIGRAIALTLAEGGASIVVNARSNRAEAEAVAREIEAAGGKALVHIGDVADAVAVQAMADVAVKQLGGIDILVNNAALRREKPFAEMSYAAWREILDVTLDGAFLCVKACLPGLRKSGAGTIVNIGGLSAHTGAKNRAHVVTAKAGIIGLTRALAHDLADDGITVNCVVPGLIGTPRSKDKPEPAHHLTHQTITGNRGLPEDVAATVRFLCGPGARYINGQAIHTNGGAYLGA, via the coding sequence ATGACCGAAGAACTCGCCAGCAAAGTCGCTGTCGTCACCGGGGCGGGCCGCAATATCGGCCGTGCGATCGCGCTGACCCTGGCGGAGGGCGGGGCGTCCATCGTGGTCAATGCGCGCAGCAACCGTGCCGAGGCCGAGGCCGTCGCACGGGAGATCGAGGCTGCAGGCGGCAAAGCGCTGGTTCATATCGGCGACGTCGCCGACGCCGTGGCGGTGCAGGCCATGGCGGATGTGGCCGTCAAGCAACTTGGCGGTATCGATATCCTCGTCAACAACGCGGCGTTGCGGCGCGAGAAACCGTTCGCCGAGATGAGCTATGCGGCGTGGCGCGAAATCCTTGACGTTACGCTCGACGGCGCGTTCCTCTGCGTGAAGGCCTGCCTGCCGGGGTTGCGCAAGTCAGGTGCGGGAACGATCGTCAATATCGGCGGCCTCAGCGCGCATACGGGTGCGAAGAATCGCGCGCATGTCGTGACCGCGAAGGCGGGCATCATCGGCCTGACGCGGGCGCTGGCCCACGATCTTGCCGATGACGGCATTACCGTGAACTGCGTGGTTCCCGGGCTGATCGGCACGCCGCGGTCCAAGGACAAACCGGAGCCGGCGCATCATTTGACCCATCAGACCATCACCGGCAATCGCGGGCTGCCGGAAGACGTCGCCGCAACCGTGCGTTTTCTGTGTGGGCCCGGTGCGCGCTACATAAATGGACAGGCCATCCACACCAATGGCGGCGCCTATTTGGGCGCCTGA